One region of Citrus sinensis cultivar Valencia sweet orange chromosome 6, DVS_A1.0, whole genome shotgun sequence genomic DNA includes:
- the LOC102614556 gene encoding transcriptional regulator TAC1, with protein sequence METNSQASSIEKSSQILWSSDDLDSSDSGHVKSYTCAFCKRGFSNAQALGGHMNIHRKDRAKLRQFSEENLLSLDIAKAANPSIEAPNIVSEDRGAVILESSVQEKICTPKSKEEKMTRQLGESSSSSSHIDQYLDLELRLGPEPREASASRITKDLYRSSSH encoded by the coding sequence ATGGAAACAAACTCCCAAGCATCAAGCATCGAAAAGTCTAGCCAAATATTATGGAGCTCTGATGATTTGGATAGTTCAGATTCAGGCCATGTCAAGTCTTATACTTGTGCCTTCTGCAAGAGAGGCTTCTCAAACGCACAAGCACTTGGAGGTCATATGAACATTCACAGGAAAGATAGGGCCAAACTTAGACAATTTTCTGAGGAAAATCTGCTTTCTTTGGACATTGCAAAGGCAGCAAATCCAAGTATTGAAGCTCCTAATATTGTTTCTGAAGATAGAGGTGCAGTCATATTAGAATCTAGTGTTCAAGAGAAAATTTGCACTCCAAAAAGCAAAGAAGAGAAGATGACGAGGCAGTTGGGTGAgagttcatcttcatcatctcaTATTGACCAGTACTTAGACCTAGAGCTTCGCTTAGGGCCGGAGCCTCGGGAGGCATCAGCCAGCAGGATCACCAAAGATCTTTATCGATCTTCTAGCCACTGA